The nucleotide window CACTATCGCGGCCTCGGTCGCCGCGGACTGGTACCCCATCGCGATCCGGCAGGTGCGGTCGTAGATGGCCGACGAGATGCGGGCCGTGCCCACCGCGTCGAACGGGTTCATGGCCGCCACCATGCGGAACCCGGGGGCGGCGGCGAGCCGGCCCAGCCGGGGGACGTGCAGCTCCGCCTCGGACATGACCGTGATCAAGACGTTGAGAGTCTCCTCGGGGACCCGGTTGATCTCCTCGATGTAGAGGAGCGACCCGGCGCGCATGGCCAGGGCCAGCGGGCCGTCGACGAAGATGGCGTCGGAGTAGCCCTCGCTCATGACCCGGCTGGGGTCGTGGTGGCCGACCAGCCGGGCCGGGGTGAGCTCGGCGTTGCCCTCGACGAACTCGAAGCCGATGCCGGCCTCGTTGGCGATGGCGCGCAGCAGGGTGGACTTGCCCGTGCCCGGCGGGCCCTCGAGCAGGACGTGGCGCCCGGCGTCGAGCGCCGCCACCACCACCTCCATCTCCCGCTGACGCCCGACGACCATCCGCTTGAGGCCCACGGCGCCGAGGACGTCGGTCAGCGCGCTGTCCGGGTCACCCACGGCGCCAGTGTCCCATGCCGGCTCTACTGGACGGCCGACATCCCGGCGTCGACGGCCAGGACGGCTCCGGTGACCCCCGAGCTCTCCGGGCTGGCGACCCAGCGGATGAGGGCGGCCACCTCGTCGGGGCGGACGAGTTTTCCGGTCGGGTGGTGGACGGCGAAGTCGGCGGGGTCGGCCAGGCCGTAGATGTCGGCGGTGGCGAGGAGCATGTCGGTGTCGG belongs to Acidimicrobiales bacterium and includes:
- a CDS encoding MoxR family ATPase yields the protein MGDPDSALTDVLGAVGLKRMVVGRQREMEVVVAALDAGRHVLLEGPPGTGKSTLLRAIANEAGIGFEFVEGNAELTPARLVGHHDPSRVMSEGYSDAIFVDGPLALAMRAGSLLYIEEINRVPEETLNVLITVMSEAELHVPRLGRLAAAPGFRMVAAMNPFDAVGTARISSAIYDRTCRIAMGYQSAATEAAIV